The sequence below is a genomic window from Lycium ferocissimum isolate CSIRO_LF1 chromosome 9, AGI_CSIRO_Lferr_CH_V1, whole genome shotgun sequence.
AACAAACTGTTGCAGAAGTGAGCACCCCCATCACTAATCATCGCCCTTGGGGTTCTAAACCTTGCGAATATGTTCTTTCACACAATTCACCACCACCTTTGCATTATTGGTTGGAAGAGGGATTGCCTCTACCCATTTCGAAACATAATTGATAGCAAGCAGAATGTACTTGTTACCAAAGGATGGTGGGAAAGGCCCCATAAAATCAATGCCCCAGACGTCAAATATCTCTACCTCCAATATGTTTGTCAAAGGCATCTCGTGCCTCCTAGAGATGTTTCCCGTTCGTTGACATCTGTCACAACTTCTAGCAAATGCATGAGCATCTTTGAAAAGAGTAGGCCAATAGAAACTCGATTGTAATACCTTAGCCGCAGTACGATCACCTTGAGAGTGCCATCCGTATGGGAAAGAATGACAACTCTCCAGCACTTGACTCACCTCGGTCTATGGAATGCATCTCCCCACTAACTGATTAGTCCCTTGCTTGAACAAATACGGCTCATCCCATATGTAAAACCGTGAATCATGATACAACTTCTTTCTGTGAAGTGGCTTCAGGTGGGTACACCCCACTTACTATCAAGTTCATAATATCAGCATACCATGGGACTTCGACAGCAAGAATAGTAAATAGCTACTCGTCAGGGAACGACTCTCAGATTTGACCATCCTCCACAAAATGATTATGGTTGTCCAATCTAGACAAATGGTCTGCGACTTGGTTCTCAGCTCCCTTACGATCTTTAATCTCAATATCAAATTCTTGCAAAAGAAGAATCCACCGAATTAACCTGGGTTTAGCATCCTTCTTGCTGAACAAGTAGCGAATGGCCGCATGGTTTGTATATACAATAACATGTGTCCCAACAAGATAGGATCGAAACTTATCAAAAGCATAAACCACAGCTAGCAGCTCCTTCTCAGTTACTGTGTAATTCATTTGGGCAGCGTCTAACATCTTGCTAGCATAGTAGATAGAATGAAACACTTTCTCTCGTCTCTGGCCCAACACAGCTCCCACAACATTGTCgcttgcatcacacatcaattCAAATGGCAAGTTCCAATCAGGTGCGATGATTATTGGTGCAGTTACCAATCTCTTCTTCAGACCTTCAAAGGCCTTGATACACGCATCATCAAATAGGAATTTCACCTCCTTTTCAAGTAACCTGCACATCGGACTAGAGATCTTCGAGAAATCCTTTATGAAGAGTCTATAGAATCCTGCATGCCCGAGGAAACTGCGCACACCCTTGACAGACACGGGGATGGGCAGCTTCTCAATGACTTCCACTTTAGCACGATCAACCTCCAGCCCTCTCTTTGAAACCTTGTGCCCAAGGACGATACCTTCTCGGACCATAAAGTGACATTTTTCCCAATTCAAGACCAGGTTAGTCTCTTCACATCTTGCAAGTACTCGGTCTAGATTCTTCAAACACACCTCGAAAGAGTTCCCGAATACagaaaaatcatccatgaacACTTCTACGAAATCTTCTACCATTTCTGAAAAGATAGCCATTATACACCTTTGAAAAGTCGCGggtgcattacacaacccaaaTGGCATGCGTTTGAAGGCATATGTGCCATATGGGCATGTAAACATGGTCTTCTCCTGATCCTCCGGAGCAATAGCTATTTGATTGTAGCCAGAATAGCCATctagaaaataataaaactcTTGCCCAGCTAACATATCTAGCATTTGATCAATGAAAGGAATGGGATAGTGATCCTTCCTGGTTGCCTCGTTCAACTTGCGATAATCCATGTAAATTTTCCATCTAGTGATTGTTCATGTAGGAATGAGCTCGTTTTTGTCATTTGTCACAACTGTCATCCCTCCTTTCTTCGGGACACACTGCACCGGACTCACCCACTTGCTATCCGAAATAGGAAAAATAATGCCGGAATCTAACCACTTGATTACCTCTTTCTTGACAACCTCATTCATCATAGGATTCAGTCTCCTTTGATGTTGTGCGCTAGGCTTATGATCATCCTCCATGAGTATCTTGTGCATGCATAGCGCGGGGCTAATTCCCTAAATATCAGATATCTGCCACCCCAATGCCCTTTTGTGAGACTTCAATACTTCCAGACAAACACTAACCTCTTCGTCGGTCAACTCTGCTGCTAATATCACTGGCAAGGTATTACCCTCGCCTAAGAATGCATATTTAAGATGTGCAGGTAAGggcttcaactccaacttcggAGGCTCTTCAATTGATAACTTCGGAGTTACTCCCATTTTTCTGTCTAAAGGCTCAAACTCGCCTTCACGAATATAAATGCTCGCCATATCCAGAATCTGCACCATCTCAAACGCCGCCGAATCACCAAAAATATCATCACCCACTAGGGCTCTCTCCAATGGATCATGAGAAGTGATGAGTGGCCTTCGTGTATCATCATTCAGAACAGTAATGGCTGACAGCTCCTCATAGATTGCAGGCATCTTCAGAGCTTTGTATACATTGAAGACTTCAACTTTGTCATGTACTCTCATGGTGAGCTGCCCAGCAGCTACATCAATAAGTGCTCTCCCTGTGGCCAAGAATGGACGCCCCAAAATAAATGGGACTTCCGGATCTGGCTCGAAGTCCAAAATCACGAAGTCTGCAGGAATTATCAATGACCCTACTTGCACCAATACATCTTCAATAATGCCTTCGGGTCTTGCTAACCATTTGTCATTCCCAAGAACTATAGTAGTTGGTCTGGGCACTCCCAAACCTAGCTTCCTGAAGATAGATAAAGGCATCAAATTTATACTTGCATCACAGATCACATAgtatatacacaacatatctAGCTAACAACCCGCTTCCAATAGAAATCTCAATCGTGAAACTTTCGGGATCCTTCAATTTAGTGGGCAAGGCCCGTCACccgtatatatatttgaatacGAGAAGTGCACTCCTCAAGAAAGTAGTGCTGATTTATGGCTCATTTGATTTGGCATACTCTGTGAATCGGCTCTTGTTTGCAATAATATCTTTGATGTACTTAGCATACTTTGGAATACCCTGCAGCATATCAACCAACGGGACGTTCACGTGTACCTGCTTaagcaaatcaagaaacttCTTGTAAGTAGCCTCTTCTTTCTGTCTTGCCAAACGTTGAGGGAATGGAGGTGGTGGCTTTGCAACCACGGGTTGTGGTCGTTAACTTTCCACCGGTGTCTCAACTACCCGATTTCTCTTTTCAATCATCTCACTCGGGCAATCTTCTCTTTTACCTTCTACCAactcgacaaacttattttggtTTTCTTTGGAGCCACTTCCTCTTGTTCTCTCCCATTTCGAAGAGTCACAGCATTACAAGGCTTGGGATTCACATCCGTATCACTTAGAAGTCCTCCAGGTGGTCTAGTATTTTGTGCACCAGCTATCTATCCCATCTGCCTCTCTAAATTCCACACCGTCAAATCGCGATTTTGATTATCTGTTATCAACTTCTGCTGGTCTATCATCATCCTCTGCATATCACTCATCATCTTTTTCATCGTCTCTTCCATACTGTTCGTGGGGGcttgaggaataacatcaaccATAACCGATATTTTGTTTCTGATTTCCTTGATTATCACTCCACCTGAAATTTGAGTGATTCCTCCAATTCGGGTTGTAGGAATTCCCGTATTGATTGTTGTTTCCTTTCCCCTTTCCTGCATTGCCCACAAAGTATATAGATGCGGGATTTGCAGGGCATTCATCACTGGTGTGACCTTCTCCACAAACTTCACAAAAGACGATGGCTTGTTGCCTTGCATACGCACTTCGTGGTTGAGCTTGCGTTTGCCAGCttaacttcttgatttttgtgCGCATGGCATCAATCATCGGATGCGATAGTGTTTTAAAATTATCCACTTCAAAAACACCGGTGCCTTCTAATTGAACCGTTAGTTGTAGGTGTCTTTCGGGATATATAGCAGAGTGCTCGTTAAACTTTCAATAATGTGAATAATTCTTCATAGCTCGGATCAAGAGCTACCCCCTGCAACTCCGGTGTCTAGTGATGACTTATGTTGGGCATCCAGACTCTCAATAAATGTGTGTGCCAGAACTTCATTCGTCTGATGGTGGTGAAGACAATCTCTGAGAAGACCTTTGAACCTTCCACACTTGATacaaattttcccctttttttcgcTCGAATGACATGATCTCTTGGtcgagccatctttcttttgctGGTGGAAAGAACCTTGTCAACAATTTCATCGCCAAATCATCCCATGTAGTGATAGAATTTGCGGGCTCTGCTAATAACCAGTTGCTTGCATACCCCAATAGAGAAAAGAGGAACAGTGGCAGCTGCACATATTCTTTAGTGACCCTTCCAGTAGCAAAAGTATCAACAATCTGCAGAAAAGTATGGATGTGACGCTGAGGATCCTCGTGTGACATTCCCATGAATTGCCCACTAGAGTGAAGTAGCTGAATCATAGGATGCTTTAGCTCAAAATGCCCTTCGATGGTGGGCTTGACAATGCTTGAAGTTACATCTGCCACACGAGGCACTGCAACCTCTCGCACTTTCGCTGGTGGATTATTAGCCATGACCACAGGTAATTCGGCTAGAGCCTGCGGATTCTGCAATAAGTTCAAGTCTCTCCTGCGCCGGTTGAAAGTACGTTCAGGCTCAGGATCGAATTCCTCAAGATTGTTTTGACTCGCAGTCCTTCGCATTCGATTAAAGTACCTGCAATCAAGTAGCAGCTAAGATCAAGACGTTAATACTTGGATAAATAAAGCAATAAAATTTACTCTggtaaaaataattgatttttaagtcCCCGGAAATgacgccaaaaacttgttgcttccaaatgcacacgcaagtGTACGTGGTCGTAAAAGTAATATAGTGATTATATAAAATCGGATGTCGAACCCACAAAGACTTATGACCAATACTTTCACGAAAATAAACTATTGCTACTAATTATGCAAGTAATGAATAAAAGCTTTGTTTGTTTTGTAACTTAATGCTGAAAACTAAATAACTAACAATGTAAACTAGAATTGTGCTACGAACGTCTTTGAGAGTTGCTTTTATCAAGATTTTAGAAATATTCTAGGGTCGTGGTTGGTTCACCAATCCTATTGAGTCATTCAAGCATCCTACCTTAGTAACTTTGTTCACAATTGCTAATTAACCGGATTATTAATCTCGTAGTATTCTTCCGAACCACTACTCGCCGATTCAAGATAATTCGCCTCTTATATTCCTATGGTCTTGACTTATCAAGAACGCAATAAGAGCACGGTATGTAATTGATTGCGGTAactaagtatattcctatcctagtcACAAATCCTAGCCCAACTATAGGGATAATTAGATCACAATCTCTTTACTCCTTCTCTAAACTAACAACGTCTTTCCCAAGCACGTATATCAATTAGTAAATAGAACTCAACTGTTGCGTAGACAATCAAGCAATTAAGCACTAAAGTAAAGAAACAATTGCATACGAACAAGCTACTAAGATTAAAATACTTGTCAAACGTCAATATTCATGGCTAAACCACAACCCCATAATTAAGGTGTTTAGTTACACATGATTTGAGAATGGAAGctagaattcatgaataacatAGGATTTtaatgtaaagaaaaataatagaagaggAATAAAACCTAGAAAGAGTTTCACAAGTCTCAAAATTCGTCTAAGCCGCCTATGTAATGTTTAAAACGACTATTTATAAGCTAGGGCAAATATGAGATAAGTTGGCCCAATCTCGATCAAATTAGGATTACTAACGCCTCTTGTGCGCTGGCTATGCAACGCATGGCCAGCGCATGGTCTTCCTTGTGTTTTGCTCATACGACGCACAACCAGCGCATGGCCTGTCTAAGATTCAAGGATGGGGTTTTTGTGCGGCTGCGGCCGTGCGACGATGGCATTGATTGAGACCCCCCAAAGGGTCGCACCTAGCCTTCAAGTGCTAGAACTTTCTTCCCAACGTTCAACCAATGTGCATAGCCTCGGAATCAATCACAACCGTATATCCATATGAATACCACCTTCCTCCATTGCTACAGAGAAGCCAATAAGGTGGCAGATTATCTAGCTAAGTTAGCTACCACATTGGGAGAAGATACTACATACAACAACTATAATCAACTGCCTACTGATGCCAAAAAAGCTATTGTGCTAGATAGAAGGCAGATTCCTAATGTTAGAATCAAGTACGACAAGGCAAACTTTTTGTGAGCTAAACTCTTAGAAATAGAACAAGGAGAATGTGTAACTTATGTATAAACAATCTCGTTGTTGTGTTTTGTTGAGATTGCATTGCAATCTGTGATGTATATATGGGGTATTGGTCTagtctcccccccccccaaaccttTTGTGTTCcttacataaataaatacatcaCCACCAAGATCAAACCTGgaaaattttattaacaaaaaaaaaaaaaaaaaatcacaaattgCTCGGAATACCCTTCATTGGTCCTTGTTGTACCTATTCATACAAGCATACCAACACAAGCTCATATACAACAATTTACAGTAAAACTTGCGATTAAAGTGCTAAGAAGTAAAGTGCAAATGACACTAAatctagatatttgtgccaaatattaGTTAGCATTGTAAATTCTATTTTGTTATCAGttgaacatggaataagaaatttcctcttctcttctctcacaAATTTAAGTTTCCACATGACTTTTACTtctaaattcatcaaagtttacACCTTTGATAATTATCATTTTCTAATGCACTTGCCTAACTGGTTGATATGGTCAATTTTAACAAAGATAAGTACCATTGTACTTGGGAAAGTTAAAAGAAAGCAAAGCTAATTAACCATTATCTCATGACGTAACGTAGTGGTCAATcagatgaaaaatattttaagagACAAAGTACAAATTTCcagtataaataaataaaaaatattgggTGATTTGTGCAAATTAACCTAAAACAACGGTAAAAAAACAAGAGAGAGGCTACTCAGCTAGGCTTTACTTAGAAAAGGTTCAAGTGAGAGTTGACTTGGACATATTTAAAGAGAGAaaggggatatatatatatatatatatatatatatatatatatatatatatatagagagagagagagagagagagagagagagagagagagagagagagagagttcatTTGTACTTGCAAGAATTTAACACTCAAAAAAAGAACGGCAAATCTAGAGGGAGGTGGAAGCAACAACAAATTAGGTGACGAAGAAAATTGTTGGTTGAAGCCATATATAGCCACCACCACTACCAATGGCTtccaccaacaacaataaaagAATTTCTTCACGTAACATTGTGAAAATTTTCGTTTATTTCTTAGCGGTTGCTCTTTTATATCACCTCCTTTATCACTCTTCTTACCCTCTCCAATTCTTTCCTAATTATAAACTTGTTTCCTCATTGGCTTTCGACTCGAACTATGTAAACACAACTCTGTCATCAAATGGCTCCACGGCTGGAAATTTGCCTCATCACTACAATGATAGTACTGCCAATGTTTCTGCACAAGGATCAAAAgtaagttttctttttcttttttggccaAAAAAGTAAGTTGTTTGTTCAGTTAAAGTCATAAACTGTCCTTAAATTTGTTTGTATCCGTTTACTTTGATACTAGAACTCAAACTTGTTCGTATTGAACAGTTATTCTACTGAGAAAGTGTACCTATTAAACACAGAATGTTGATATGGTTGGATCGGAGTCATGTTCATTAATAGGAACAAGTGTTTTACTCTCTTCAGTTTTTCAACATttggaaatttttcttgaataaagACTTTAGAAGAAGGAGTTAATTGGTGGAGTCAAAAGCTAGTGTTTGGATAGTtgaagtttctttctttttctttttggagatATTTTAAGCTTTTTGTGAGCGAATGAAGAACAACCTCAAAACTTCTTCATGATAAACCCACgtttggaaagaaaaagaaaaaaaggtttaaaactTCTTGAAAATATTAGATAATTTAAGAGCGTGCTGGATTAGATCACAGTTAATTAGTTCTCGAACGAGCAATCGAAAAGATTCTGGAGCATCTTCGGGATTAGATATTGTTCCCCCAATGATCGTAGTACCAAGTACTTCCTGGCAAGCCCTAATATGATCCGATTTATAAGTAAGCATCTCTTGTAAAATATGAGCAAGCCCAAACCTCCATTTCTCCTACCCGATGTCCCCCCTATTTGGCTCTTCCTCTAATGATTATCCTTAAATTTTTTACTATttactccctttgtttcaattCATGTGGCTTGACGAGAGTCAAACAAATTTACTACTCCCCCGTTCATTTTTTACTTGTCCGAGTTTGACTTAGCACATcccttaaaaattaattaataaaatgataagTTTACCATATCACcctttaattaaatataataaatttaatatttaggAAAATGCATTGAAAAACgattataattaataataagggtaactTAGGAATTAAAAGCCTATTTGGATTGActattttaggtgtttttaagccaaaatagcttttaagcacttttatagtgtttggataaaataaaaaaatgcttttaagcactttttttaagtcaaaataacaaaaataagccaaaagccatTAGCAAGAATTCctaacttatggcttttggcttataagtcaaaagccataagccaatccaaacggacTCTTGTGATAAATATACTGTCTTGATTTGCTAAGCTGGACAAGTAAAAACGTACAtgtatttttagtataatggacaagtaaaaatggacggtgAGAGTAAATTGTATTAAAAAATCACTACCAGATTTGTGTATATTTtcaggaggagaagaagaaggagaagcaAAAAAGCAAGTTAGATAAAGTGTTAGAGAAAGCAGCAATGGGAGACAAAACAGTGATAATAACAGCTCTAAATGCAGCGTGGACAAAGCCAAACTCCATATttgatattttcttgaaaagctTTAGAGTTGGAAACCAAACAAAACCACTTCTGAAACATGTATTAGTTGCAGCTTTGGACCAAACTGCATATACTCGTTGTTTGGAGAAACAACTTCATTGCTATGCACTCACTACAAAAGGTGTTGATTTCTCTGGTGAGGCTCTTTATATGAGTGAGGATTATTT
It includes:
- the LOC132031693 gene encoding uncharacterized protein LOC132031693, producing the protein MQGNKPSSFVKFVEKVTPVMNALQIPHLYTLWAMQERGKETTINTGIPTTRIGGITQISGGVIIKEIRNKISVMVDVIPQAPTNSMEETMKKMMSDMQRMMIDQQKLITDNQNRDLTVHVNVPLVDMLQGIPKYAKYIKDIIANKSRFTEKLGLGVPRPTTIVLGNDKWLARPEGIIEDVLVQVGSLIIPADFVILDFEPDPEVPFILGRPFLATGRALIDVAAGQLTMRVHDKVEVFNVYKALKMPAIYEELSAITVLNDDTRRPLITSHDPLERALVGDDIFGDSAAFEMVQILDMASIYIREGEFEPLDRKMGVTPKLSIEEPPKLELKPLPAHLKYAFLGEGNTLPVILAAELTDEEVSVCLEVLKSHKRALGWQISDI
- the LOC132069325 gene encoding uncharacterized protein At4g15970-like yields the protein MASTNNNKRISSRNIVKIFVYFLAVALLYHLLYHSSYPLQFFPNYKLVSSLAFDSNYVNTTLSSNGSTAGNLPHHYNDSTANVSAQGSKEKKKEKQKSKLDKVLEKAAMGDKTVIITALNAAWTKPNSIFDIFLKSFRVGNQTKPLLKHVLVAALDQTAYTRCLEKQLHCYALTTKGVDFSGEALYMSEDYLKITWRKIYFQRIVLEMGYNFIFTDADILWFRQPFAHFYTDADLQISCDHYSHDYMDLNNSPNSGFNYVKSNQRTIKFYKFWYNARKAHPGKHDQDVLNMIKFNPFIKDIGLKIRFLDTALFGGFCEPSKDLNLVCTMHANCCIGVWPKVHDLTMALDDWENYMALSGDERMLKPQTWTLPRICSPIVFN